The following are encoded together in the Vespa crabro chromosome 12, iyVesCrab1.2, whole genome shotgun sequence genome:
- the LOC124428285 gene encoding cytochrome P450 4C1-like isoform X2: protein MYFTIILIIILIILFGLYYGIAEYFLNKLHMFNIINGIPGPKAFPIIGNAHLFIGDTTAMFKQIINLGKNYQLLWHVWIGAKLLVIVENPEYVRTVLNNPNITDKSEEYEIFKPVVGNGLLTASASVWDSHRTVLNKMFLMKNIKSHIDVFINHSIALMEKLETFVGGELDIFEYVFRCTLDIIYDVTLDTQLNSLRNPDCKLAESIKSLMDIATQRIFKVWLHPSFIFYNTARGNKFQASLAYLDNITNKMMKEKMESMLTSKINRELTTEKLGQKQKTLFDFLFELSNEGEVYTEKDIRDEMNTIIIAGSETSATTISFVLLMLATFPEIQDNVYEEVNRIYCSDDSKYVPMTYNDIKSMKLLERVIKETLRLFPAVPIIARKVMQDIKVTKNWTIPEGCSAVFLIYKLHRSAKYWPRPLVFDPDRFLPERNSSTYYFPFSYSRRNCIGQHFAMIEMATVIATLIKRFRITIDKPIEIAKIDLKISLTLKPAKPIRLKFEKRN, encoded by the exons ATGTATTTCaccataatattaattattattctaataattttatttggatTATACTATGGAATAGCAgaatactttttaaataaattacatatgtttaatattatcaacggCATTCCTGGACCAAAAGCATTTCCTATAATAGGAAATGCTCATCTGTTTATTGGCGACACAACAG CTatgtttaaacaaataataaatcttggtaagaattatcaattattgtgGCATGTATGGATAGGCGCGAAATTACTTGTAATAGTGGAAAATCCTGAATATGTCAGG ACTGTACTCAATAATCCAAATATTACTGATAAGAGTGaggaatatgaaatatttaaacctGTTGTGGGCAATGGATTGTTAACTGCTTCAG CATCAGTATGGGATTCACATCGAacagttttaaataaaatgttccttatgaaaaatataaagtcaCATATAgatgtatttattaatcattctaTCGCATTAATGGAAAAATTGGAAACTTTTGTTGGAGGAGAATTAGACATTTTTGAATATGTTTTTCGCTGTACTTTGGATATAATATATG ATGTCACGCTGGATACGCAACTAAATTCGCTGAGAAATCCGGATTGTAAATTAGCTGAATCAATAAAAAG TTTGATGGATATAGCAACACAAAGGATCTTTAAAGTATGGTTACATCCtagctttattttttataacactGCCAGAGGAAATAAATTTCAGGCGTCCTTAGCTTACCTGGATAACATAACAAACAAG atgatgaaagagaaaatggaatCTATGTTAACAAGTAAAATTAATCGGGAATTGACGACGGAAAAATTAG GACAAAAACAGAAGACActattcgattttttattcgagTTATCAAACGAAGGAGAAGTATATACGGAGAAAGATATTCGCGATGAAatgaatacaataattatagct GGAAGCGAAACTTCAGCCACAACCATTAGCTTTGTCCTCTTAATGCTTGCAACATTCCCGGAAATtcaa GACAATGTATATGAGGAAGTTAATCGAATTTACTGCTCGGACGATTCAAAATATGTTCCAATgacatataatgatattaaaagtatgAAACTTTTGGAACGTGTGATTAAAGAAACATTACGTCTATTTCCTGCAGTTCCAATCATCGCCCGGAAAGTGATGCAAGATATAAAAG TTACTAAAAATTGGACTATACCGGAAGGATGTTCAGCAGTATTTCTCATCTATAAACTACATAGAAGTGCGAAATATTGGCCACGGCCATTAGTATTTGATCCCGATAGGTTCCTACCAGAAAGGAATTCTTCTACGTATTACTTTCCATTTAGTTACAGTCGAAGAAATTGCATAG gtCAACATTTCGCTATGATAGAGATGGCAACAGTAATCGCTACGCTGATAAAAAGGTTTAGAATTACAATAGACAAGCCAATAGAAATTGcaaaaatagatttaaagaTAAGCCTCACATTAAAACCAGCAAAAccaataagattaaaatttgaaaaaagaaattaa
- the LOC124428363 gene encoding cytochrome P450 4V2-like: MKLLERVTKETLRLRYSSHRLEMREGWTISKGSSAVFLIYKLHRSAKYGPRPLVFDTDKFLMGENCSTYLFPFSYGRRICLVINATLIRRFLIKIDNPIGIAEIGLKMSLSLKPAKPIRLKFERRN, translated from the exons atgaaACTTTTGGAACGTGTGACCAAGGAAACATTACGTCTTCGCTATTCCAGTCATCGCCTAGAGA tGAGAGAAGGTTGGACTATATCGAAAGGTAGTTCAGCTGTGTTTCTCATTTATAAACTTCATAGAAGCGCAAAATATGGACCACGGCCGTTAGTATTTGATACCGATAAGTTCCTAATGGGAGAGAATTGTTCtacatatttatttccatttagTTACGGTCGAAGAATTTGCTTGG TAATTAATGCTACGCTAATAAGAagatttctaattaaaatagataatcCAATAGGAATAGCAGAAATAGGTTTAAAGATGAGCCTCTCATTGAAACCGGCAAAAccaataagattaaaatttgaaagaagaaattaa